A region of Bacillus cabrialesii DNA encodes the following proteins:
- a CDS encoding NupC/NupG family nucleoside CNT transporter → MSVLWGLLGAVAIIAIAFLFSEKKSNIKIRTVIVGLCTQVAFGYIVLKWEAGRAVFLWFSSRVQLLIDYANEGISFIFGPLLKVGDSPAFALSVLPVIIFFSALIAVLYHLKIMQLIFRVIGGGLSKLLGTSKTESLAAAANIFVGQSESPLVIKPLIAGLTRSELFTIMTSGLSAVAGSTLFGYALLGIPIEYLLAASFMAAPAGLVFGKLIIPETEKPQTVKSDLKMDEGEGAANVIDAAAKGASTGLQIALNVGAMLLAFVALIAVVNGVLGGIFGLFGLKGVTLESILGYVFSPIAFLIGVPWHEALQAGSYIGQKLVLNEFVAYSNFGPHIGEFSKKTATIISFALCGFANFSSIAIMLGTLGGLAPSRRSDIARLGLKAVLAGTLANLLSAAIAGMFI, encoded by the coding sequence ATGAGTGTTCTGTGGGGGCTGCTTGGCGCAGTTGCGATCATTGCTATCGCGTTTTTATTTTCAGAAAAGAAAAGCAATATTAAGATAAGAACCGTCATCGTTGGTTTATGCACACAGGTGGCGTTTGGATACATCGTGTTGAAATGGGAAGCGGGACGCGCTGTTTTTTTATGGTTTTCAAGCCGTGTACAGCTTCTGATCGATTATGCGAATGAAGGCATCAGTTTTATTTTTGGACCGCTACTAAAAGTCGGTGACAGTCCGGCATTTGCATTAAGTGTACTGCCCGTTATCATTTTCTTCTCGGCACTGATCGCAGTTTTATATCATTTAAAAATCATGCAGCTCATTTTCCGTGTCATTGGCGGCGGATTGTCGAAGCTCCTTGGGACAAGCAAAACGGAATCTCTTGCGGCTGCTGCCAATATTTTTGTAGGACAATCTGAATCTCCATTAGTGATAAAACCCCTTATTGCAGGGCTGACGCGTTCTGAGCTGTTCACGATTATGACGAGCGGTCTATCGGCAGTTGCGGGGTCCACCTTGTTTGGATACGCGCTTCTCGGTATTCCGATTGAATACTTGCTTGCGGCGAGCTTTATGGCTGCTCCCGCTGGCCTAGTCTTTGGTAAATTGATTATTCCCGAAACGGAAAAGCCTCAAACCGTAAAAAGCGACCTTAAAATGGATGAAGGCGAAGGCGCAGCCAATGTGATTGACGCAGCCGCAAAGGGAGCGTCAACAGGCCTGCAAATCGCCTTAAACGTTGGTGCGATGCTGCTCGCGTTCGTTGCATTAATTGCTGTCGTAAACGGAGTTCTCGGCGGGATTTTCGGCTTGTTCGGCTTAAAAGGTGTCACATTAGAATCTATCCTCGGCTATGTATTTTCTCCTATCGCCTTTTTGATTGGCGTGCCTTGGCATGAAGCGTTGCAGGCGGGAAGCTATATCGGCCAGAAATTGGTGCTGAATGAGTTTGTCGCTTATTCTAACTTCGGTCCGCACATCGGTGAGTTTTCTAAGAAAACAGCTACCATTATCAGTTTCGCGTTATGCGGATTCGCCAATTTTTCATCAATTGCGATTATGCTCGGTACGCTTGGCGGTTTAGCTCCCAGCCGCCGTTCGGATATCGCACGCCTCGGCCTGAAGGCTGTTCTTGCGGGAACATTAGCCAATCTGCTCAGCGCAGCCATTGCCGGTATGTTTATATAA
- a CDS encoding GNAT family N-acetyltransferase: MTINIKKCSLEDLKILQEISVETFNDTFKDQNSPENMKAYLESAFNTKQLEKELSTMSSQFFFVYIHHEVAGYVKVNTDDAQSEEMGDESLEIERIYIKNKFQKHGLGKHLLNKALDVALECNKKKIWLGVWEKNENAIAFYKKMGFVQTGAHSFYMGDEEQTDFIMTKTLM; encoded by the coding sequence ATGACTATAAATATAAAAAAGTGCAGCCTTGAAGATTTAAAAATACTTCAAGAAATAAGTGTTGAAACATTCAACGATACATTTAAAGACCAGAATTCACCTGAAAATATGAAAGCCTATTTGGAAAGTGCATTTAACACGAAACAGTTGGAAAAGGAACTATCCACTATGTCTTCGCAGTTCTTTTTTGTTTACATTCATCACGAAGTCGCTGGATATGTAAAGGTGAACACCGATGACGCTCAGTCTGAAGAAATGGGCGATGAATCACTTGAAATCGAGAGGATTTATATAAAGAACAAATTTCAAAAACATGGGCTTGGCAAACATCTATTAAACAAAGCTTTGGACGTTGCCTTGGAATGCAATAAAAAGAAAATCTGGCTGGGTGTATGGGAAAAAAACGAAAATGCGATTGCATTTTATAAGAAAATGGGGTTTGTTCAAACCGGCGCCCACTCATTTTATATGGGTGATGAAGAACAAACAGACTTTATCATGACCAAAACACTCATGTAA
- the thrC gene encoding threonine synthase has protein sequence MWKGLIHQYKEFLPVTDQTPALTLHEGNTPLIHLPKLSEQLGIELHVKTEGVNPTGSFKDRGMVMAVAKAKEEGNDTIMCASTGNTSAAAAAYAARANMKCIVIIPNGKIAFGKLAQAVMYGAEIIAIDGNFDDALKIVRSICEKSPIALVNSVNPYRIEGQKTAAFEVCEQLGEAPDVLAIPVGNAGNITAYWKGFKEYHEKNGTGLPKMRGFEAEGAAAIVRNEVIENPETIATAIRIGNPASWDKAVKAAEESNGKIDEVTDDEILHAYQLIAREEGVFAEPGSCASIAGVLKQVKSGEIPKGSKVVAVLTGNGLKDPNTAVDISEIKPVTLPTDEDSILEYLKGAARV, from the coding sequence ATGTGGAAAGGACTAATCCATCAATATAAAGAGTTTTTACCTGTAACAGATCAAACACCGGCGCTTACTTTACATGAAGGAAACACACCGCTTATTCACCTGCCGAAGCTGTCTGAACAGCTCGGAATTGAACTTCATGTCAAAACGGAAGGCGTTAATCCGACTGGATCTTTTAAAGACCGCGGCATGGTCATGGCAGTGGCGAAGGCAAAAGAAGAAGGCAACGACACGATTATGTGCGCGTCAACAGGAAACACTTCCGCTGCTGCGGCTGCATATGCAGCCCGCGCCAACATGAAATGCATCGTTATCATCCCGAATGGAAAAATCGCGTTCGGAAAACTTGCTCAGGCTGTTATGTACGGAGCCGAGATTATTGCAATTGACGGAAACTTTGACGATGCGCTTAAAATCGTCCGTTCCATCTGTGAGAAATCACCGATTGCCCTTGTCAACTCAGTCAACCCTTACCGCATCGAAGGCCAGAAAACAGCAGCCTTCGAAGTGTGCGAACAGCTGGGAGAAGCGCCGGATGTATTGGCGATCCCGGTTGGAAACGCGGGAAACATTACTGCGTACTGGAAGGGCTTCAAAGAATATCATGAGAAAAACGGCACAGGCCTTCCGAAAATGCGCGGCTTCGAAGCGGAAGGCGCGGCGGCAATCGTGCGTAATGAAGTGATTGAAAATCCGGAAACAATAGCGACAGCCATTCGTATCGGAAACCCTGCAAGCTGGGACAAAGCTGTCAAGGCAGCTGAGGAATCCAACGGGAAAATTGACGAAGTTACTGATGATGAAATCCTTCACGCGTATCAGCTGATCGCCCGTGAAGAAGGCGTGTTTGCAGAACCGGGTTCTTGCGCGTCTATCGCCGGCGTTCTGAAACAAGTGAAATCCGGAGAGATTCCGAAAGGCAGCAAGGTCGTCGCTGTTTTAACAGGAAACGGACTGAAAGACCCGAACACAGCCGTCGACATTTCAGAAATCAAGCCGGTTACGCTGCCGACTGATGAAGACAGCATCCTGGAATATTTAAAAGGAGCGGCCCGTGTATGA
- a CDS encoding NAD(P)/FAD-dependent oxidoreductase, whose protein sequence is MKKLVLIGGGYGNMRVLHRLLPNQLPDDVSITLIDRNPYHCLKTEYYALAAGTISDHHIRVTFPEHPRLDVQYGDISSIDIAQKQVLFQDREPISYDDAVIGLGCEDKYHNVPGAPEFTYSIQTIDQSRETYQKLNNLSANATVAIVGAGLSGVELASELRESRDDLNIILFDRGDLILSSFPERLSKYVQKWFEEHGVRIINRANITKVEEGIVYNHDDPVSADAIVWTAGIQPNKVVRDLDVEKDAQGRVVLTPHHNLPGDEHLYVVGDCASLPHAPSAQLAEAQAEQIVQILQKRWNGEALPESMPQFKLKGVLGSLGKKAGFGLVADRPLIGRVPRLLKSGLLWMYKHHNG, encoded by the coding sequence ATGAAAAAATTGGTCTTGATCGGCGGAGGTTACGGGAACATGCGTGTTCTTCATCGCTTATTGCCAAACCAGCTGCCTGATGATGTTTCAATCACGTTAATTGACAGAAATCCTTATCACTGCTTGAAAACAGAATATTATGCCCTTGCCGCAGGCACAATTTCTGACCATCATATCAGGGTGACATTCCCAGAGCACCCTCGCTTGGATGTCCAATACGGTGATATCTCATCAATTGATATTGCACAAAAACAAGTGCTGTTCCAAGATCGCGAACCGATTTCTTACGATGACGCCGTGATCGGGCTCGGCTGTGAGGATAAATATCACAACGTGCCGGGAGCGCCTGAATTCACCTACAGCATACAAACCATCGATCAGTCCCGCGAAACCTATCAAAAGCTGAATAACCTTAGCGCTAATGCCACTGTCGCCATTGTCGGAGCGGGCTTAAGCGGCGTTGAGCTTGCAAGTGAATTGAGAGAAAGCCGTGACGACCTGAACATTATTTTGTTCGACCGCGGCGATCTTATTTTATCAAGCTTTCCCGAGCGTTTGAGCAAATATGTGCAAAAATGGTTCGAAGAGCACGGTGTCCGCATTATTAACAGGGCAAATATCACAAAAGTAGAAGAAGGCATTGTGTATAACCACGATGATCCGGTTTCTGCAGACGCCATCGTGTGGACAGCCGGCATACAGCCGAACAAAGTCGTCAGAGACTTAGATGTGGAGAAGGACGCCCAAGGGCGTGTCGTTTTAACGCCTCATCACAATCTTCCTGGTGATGAACATCTGTACGTTGTCGGCGATTGCGCCAGCCTCCCTCATGCACCGAGCGCCCAGCTGGCAGAGGCTCAAGCAGAACAGATTGTCCAAATCTTGCAAAAACGCTGGAATGGAGAAGCCCTTCCAGAATCAATGCCGCAGTTTAAGCTGAAAGGCGTTCTCGGTTCACTCGGGAAAAAAGCCGGCTTTGGCCTAGTTGCTGACCGCCCGCTGATCGGCCGTGTTCCGCGATTGCTGAAATCCGGCTTGCTGTGGATGTACAAACACCATAACGGTTAA
- a CDS encoding homoserine dehydrogenase yields the protein MKAIRVGLLGLGTVGSGVVKIIQDHQDKLMHQVGCPVTIKKVLVKDVEKKREVDLPKEVLTTEVYDVIDDPDVDVIIEVIGGVEQTKQYLVDALRSKKHVVTANKDLMAVYGSELLAEAKENGCDIYFEASVAGGIPILRTLEEGLSSDRITKMMGIVNGTTNFILTKMIKEKSPYEEVLKEAQDLGFAEADPTSDVEGLDAARKMAILARLGFSMNVDLEDVKVKGISQITDEDISFSKRLGYTMKLIGIAQRDGSKIEVSVQPTLLPDHHPLSAVHNEFNAVYVYGEAVGETMFYGPGAGSMPTATSVVSDLVAVMKNMRLGVTGNSFVAPQYEKNMKAPSDIYAQQFLRIHVKDQVGSFSKITSVFSERGVSFEKILQLPIKGHDELAEIVIVTHHTSEADFSDILQNLNDLEVVQEVKSTYRVEGNGWS from the coding sequence TTGAAAGCAATTCGTGTAGGGCTTTTAGGTTTAGGCACCGTCGGAAGCGGTGTCGTTAAAATTATTCAAGACCACCAGGATAAGCTGATGCATCAAGTCGGCTGTCCGGTTACGATAAAAAAAGTGCTTGTAAAAGATGTAGAGAAAAAGAGAGAAGTAGATTTGCCGAAGGAAGTGCTCACGACAGAAGTGTATGATGTCATCGATGATCCAGATGTTGATGTCATCATCGAGGTGATCGGAGGAGTTGAGCAGACGAAACAATATTTGGTCGACGCGCTGAGATCGAAAAAGCATGTTGTCACAGCAAACAAGGATTTAATGGCTGTGTACGGCTCCGAGCTGCTTGCGGAAGCGAAGGAAAACGGCTGTGATATCTACTTTGAAGCCAGCGTTGCCGGCGGGATTCCGATTCTTCGCACGTTAGAGGAAGGACTCTCATCAGACCGGATTACAAAGATGATGGGAATCGTGAACGGAACAACGAACTTTATCTTAACAAAAATGATTAAAGAAAAAAGCCCTTACGAGGAAGTGCTCAAGGAAGCGCAGGATCTCGGTTTTGCCGAAGCTGATCCGACTTCAGACGTGGAAGGGCTTGACGCCGCACGGAAAATGGCGATATTGGCGCGTCTCGGCTTCTCAATGAACGTGGATCTGGAAGACGTCAAAGTAAAGGGAATCTCCCAAATTACAGACGAGGACATCAGCTTCAGCAAACGTCTCGGCTATACAATGAAGCTGATCGGGATTGCACAGCGTGACGGAAGCAAAATTGAAGTCAGCGTACAGCCGACATTGCTTCCTGACCACCATCCGCTTTCTGCTGTGCATAATGAGTTTAACGCTGTTTATGTGTACGGCGAGGCTGTCGGTGAGACGATGTTCTACGGGCCGGGAGCCGGAAGCATGCCGACAGCGACTTCCGTTGTTTCTGACCTTGTCGCTGTCATGAAAAATATGCGTCTCGGCGTAACCGGAAACAGCTTTGTCGCGCCGCAATATGAGAAAAACATGAAGGCGCCGTCTGACATTTACGCGCAGCAATTTTTAAGAATTCACGTCAAAGATCAGGTCGGTTCATTCTCGAAAATTACGTCTGTGTTCTCGGAACGGGGCGTAAGCTTTGAAAAGATCCTTCAGCTGCCGATTAAAGGCCATGATGAGCTTGCAGAAATCGTGATTGTGACACATCATACATCAGAAGCTGATTTCAGTGATATCCTGCAAAACCTAAATGATTTGGAAGTCGTTCAAGAAGTTAAAAGCACATATCGTGTAGAAGGGAACGGTTGGAGCTAA
- a CDS encoding YuzD family protein has translation MTKPVKLSVYGAETVCASCVNMPTAKDTYEWLEAALKRKYPNQPFEMQYIDIYEPPDNEHAKELAEKIKNDEYFYPLVLVEDKIVGEGNPKLKDVYEEMEKHGYIENR, from the coding sequence GTGACAAAACCTGTCAAGCTCAGCGTGTACGGGGCAGAAACCGTTTGTGCGAGCTGTGTCAATATGCCGACGGCCAAGGATACATACGAGTGGCTTGAGGCTGCGCTGAAAAGAAAATATCCAAATCAGCCTTTTGAGATGCAATATATCGATATTTATGAGCCGCCTGACAATGAACACGCGAAAGAGCTTGCGGAGAAAATCAAAAATGACGAGTATTTTTATCCGCTAGTGCTCGTAGAAGACAAAATTGTCGGTGAAGGCAATCCGAAATTAAAAGACGTGTATGAGGAAATGGAGAAGCATGGGTATATAGAAAACCGCTGA
- a CDS encoding NifU family protein, producing the protein MCYNRESNFANQTIDFYCYTEYNGFMTTKGANVMTEVEMKEQVQEVLDKLRPFLLRDGGDCELVDVDEGIVKLRLLGACGSCPSSTITLKAGIERALLEEVPGVVEVEQVF; encoded by the coding sequence ATGTGCTATAATAGGGAAAGCAACTTTGCAAACCAAACAATAGATTTTTATTGTTACACTGAATATAATGGTTTTATGACGACGAAAGGAGCGAATGTCATGACTGAAGTTGAAATGAAAGAACAGGTACAGGAAGTACTGGACAAACTTCGTCCGTTTTTACTTCGTGACGGCGGTGACTGTGAGCTTGTAGACGTAGATGAAGGTATCGTTAAGCTTCGTCTGCTAGGCGCATGCGGCAGCTGCCCAAGTTCAACAATTACGCTGAAAGCCGGAATTGAACGCGCTCTTCTTGAAGAAGTGCCGGGTGTCGTTGAAGTAGAACAAGTCTTTTAA
- the thrB gene encoding homoserine kinase, with translation MNEADMLFTVTVPGSTANLGPGFDSVGMALSRYLKLTVFESDKWSFEAETETVAGIPAGTDNLIYQVAKRTADLYGKEMPPVHVKVWSDIPLARGLGSSAAAIVAAIELADELCGLKLSEADKLHLASLEEGHPDNAGASLVGGLVIGLHEDDETQLIRVPDADIDVVVVIPFYEVLTRDARDVLPKEFPYADAVKASAVSNILIAAIMSKDWPLVGKIMKKDMFHQPYRAMLVPELSKVEHVAEMKGAYGTALSGAGPTILVMTEKGKGEELKEQLALHFPHCEVDALTVPKEGSIIERNPLYQVKSV, from the coding sequence ATGAACGAAGCCGACATGCTGTTCACTGTCACTGTTCCCGGAAGCACGGCTAACCTAGGGCCCGGCTTTGATTCAGTTGGGATGGCGCTCAGCCGATACTTGAAGCTGACCGTCTTTGAAAGCGACAAATGGTCTTTTGAAGCTGAAACAGAAACAGTCGCCGGAATTCCGGCGGGCACAGATAATCTGATCTATCAAGTGGCAAAACGGACAGCAGATTTGTACGGCAAAGAAATGCCGCCTGTCCATGTGAAGGTGTGGAGCGACATTCCGCTCGCCCGCGGCCTTGGAAGCAGCGCCGCGGCGATTGTAGCGGCCATTGAACTGGCTGATGAATTATGCGGCCTAAAGCTTTCTGAAGCGGACAAGCTGCATTTAGCCAGTCTTGAAGAAGGACATCCGGATAATGCGGGCGCTTCTCTCGTAGGCGGACTTGTCATCGGCTTGCATGAAGATGACGAGACACAATTGATCCGCGTCCCGGATGCTGACATTGATGTTGTCGTTGTCATTCCTTTTTATGAGGTGCTGACAAGAGACGCAAGAGATGTGCTGCCGAAAGAGTTTCCGTATGCGGACGCTGTAAAAGCAAGTGCCGTCAGCAATATTCTCATTGCTGCGATCATGTCAAAGGATTGGCCGCTCGTCGGGAAAATCATGAAGAAGGATATGTTCCATCAGCCGTACCGGGCGATGCTTGTCCCTGAATTGTCCAAGGTAGAGCACGTCGCCGAGATGAAGGGCGCATATGGAACGGCTCTCAGCGGGGCAGGCCCGACGATTCTCGTTATGACTGAAAAAGGAAAGGGAGAAGAGCTGAAAGAACAGCTCGCGCTTCATTTTCCTCATTGTGAAGTCGACGCTTTGACCGTTCCGAAAGAGGGAAGTATAATAGAGCGAAATCCTTTATATCAAGTCAAAAGTGTATAG
- a CDS encoding HesB/IscA family protein, translating to MSNPVTITEAAALHIKDMMKEHEEENAFLRVGVKGGGCSGLSYGMGFEHEKGEKDSMFDQHGITVLVDKESLDIMNGTVIDYKQSMLGGGFTIDNPNAIASCGCGSSFRTATNAGKPEEC from the coding sequence ATGAGCAACCCGGTAACAATTACAGAAGCAGCAGCTTTGCATATAAAAGATATGATGAAAGAGCATGAGGAAGAAAACGCGTTTCTGCGTGTCGGCGTCAAAGGCGGCGGCTGCAGCGGCCTTTCTTACGGCATGGGCTTTGAGCATGAAAAGGGCGAAAAAGACAGTATGTTTGATCAGCACGGCATCACAGTTCTTGTTGACAAAGAAAGCCTTGACATCATGAACGGCACCGTGATTGATTATAAACAATCCATGCTCGGCGGCGGCTTCACCATCGACAATCCAAACGCCATCGCCTCATGCGGCTGCGGTTCTTCTTTTAGAACAGCGACGAATGCAGGCAAGCCTGAAGAGTGCTAG
- the dapF gene encoding diaminopimelate epimerase yields MNSFRFTKMHGLGNSYIYVNQFEEQLPEEKLAEIAIQVSSVYTGIGSDGMILICPSEQAPVKMRIFNNDGSEGKNCGNGLRCVAKYAYEHRLVEETSFLIETLSGLVKAEVQTENGKVNVVTVDMGEPRLTKAELPMLGGGEEHTINETMTFGEAELTGTAVSMGNPHIVFPIADIEQAPLTTLGPVIEKDSRFPEGVNVEFVETVNEHELHFRVWERGSGITQACGTGACAAAVASVLNGVSKRNQDITVHLAGGDLVINWKDNGHVMMTGPAETVCEGVYFL; encoded by the coding sequence ATGAACTCATTTCGATTTACCAAAATGCACGGCCTGGGAAACAGCTATATCTATGTGAATCAATTTGAAGAACAGCTTCCGGAAGAAAAACTGGCTGAGATTGCGATTCAGGTTTCTTCTGTTTATACAGGGATCGGTTCCGACGGAATGATCCTGATATGCCCTTCAGAACAAGCACCTGTCAAAATGCGGATTTTTAATAATGACGGGTCTGAAGGGAAAAACTGCGGCAACGGTCTTCGCTGCGTCGCAAAATACGCGTATGAGCATAGGCTGGTGGAGGAAACATCTTTTCTGATTGAAACCCTCTCCGGGCTTGTGAAAGCGGAGGTTCAAACTGAAAACGGGAAAGTGAATGTTGTCACTGTCGATATGGGTGAACCGCGCCTGACTAAAGCAGAGCTTCCGATGCTTGGCGGCGGGGAAGAGCATACAATCAATGAAACGATGACGTTTGGCGAAGCCGAACTAACAGGCACTGCCGTTTCAATGGGAAATCCGCATATCGTTTTTCCGATCGCTGACATTGAACAGGCACCCCTGACGACACTGGGGCCTGTGATTGAGAAAGATTCGAGATTTCCGGAAGGCGTCAATGTGGAATTCGTCGAAACCGTGAATGAACACGAACTGCATTTCCGCGTTTGGGAACGGGGATCAGGCATTACTCAGGCATGCGGGACAGGAGCGTGTGCAGCGGCGGTCGCATCTGTGTTAAACGGCGTATCAAAACGCAATCAAGACATCACAGTGCATTTAGCGGGCGGAGATTTGGTGATTAACTGGAAGGATAATGGCCATGTGATGATGACAGGGCCGGCTGAGACCGTTTGTGAGGGTGTCTATTTTTTGTAA
- a CDS encoding YuzB family protein, which translates to MNPMIEFCVSNLAHGSQEARAILEKDPNLDVLEYGCLSYCGTCMESLFALVNGEVVMGETPAELVENIYTFIEENPMF; encoded by the coding sequence ATGAATCCAATGATTGAATTTTGTGTCAGCAATCTGGCTCACGGCTCTCAGGAAGCCCGGGCGATTTTGGAGAAGGATCCAAACCTTGATGTCCTTGAATACGGCTGCTTAAGCTACTGCGGGACATGCATGGAATCGCTTTTCGCTCTTGTAAACGGAGAAGTCGTCATGGGTGAAACGCCTGCTGAGCTTGTTGAGAATATATACACCTTTATTGAAGAAAATCCAATGTTTTGA
- a CDS encoding S9 family peptidase has protein sequence MKKLMAAEDITAIVSVTDPQYAPDGSRAAYVQSQVNREQDSYTSNIWVYETKSGGSVPWTHGEKRSTDPRWSPDGRTLAFISDREGDAAQLYIMSAEGGEARKLTDIPYGVSKPIWSPDGESVLVIVSLEEGESIHDREKTEPDSFEPVEVQGLAYKRDGKGLTRGAYAQLVLVSVKSGEMRQLTNQKADHGDAAFSPDGKWLVFSANLTETDDASKPHDVCMMSLETGDLKQITSHRGSFGPSSFSPDGRYLALLGHEQEYQNATLEKAWLYDIEQDRLTCLTEMLDVHLADALIGDSLIGGGEQRPVWTKDSQGFYAIGTDQGSTGIYYISIEGLVYPIRLEKEYINSFSVSPDEQHFIASVTKPDRPSELYSIPLGQEEKRLTGANDKFVGEHAISVPEDIQYVTKDGVTVNGWLMKPAQAESETTYPLILNIHGGPHMMYGHTYFHEFQVLAAKGYAVVYVNPRGSHGYGQEFVNAVRGDYGGKDYEDVMQAVDEAIKRDPQIDPKRLGVTGGSYGGFMTNWIVGQTSRFKAAVTQRSISNWISFHGVSDIGYFFTDWQLEHDMFADTEKLWDHSPLKYAANVETPLLILHGERDDRCPIEQAEQLFIALKKMGKETKLVRFPKASHNLSRSGHPGQRIKRLNYISSWFDQYL, from the coding sequence ATGAAAAAGCTGATGGCCGCAGAAGACATCACAGCAATTGTTTCCGTGACCGATCCTCAATACGCCCCGGACGGCAGCCGTGCCGCATATGTGCAGTCGCAAGTGAATCGAGAGCAAGATTCGTATACATCAAATATATGGGTCTATGAAACGAAAAGCGGCGGTTCTGTTCCTTGGACACACGGAGAAAAGCGAAGCACCGATCCTAGATGGTCTCCAGACGGACGTACGCTTGCCTTTATTTCTGATCGTGAAGGCGATGCAGCACAGCTGTATATCATGAGCGCTGAAGGCGGAGAAGCGAGGAAACTGACTGATATCCCGTATGGCGTTTCAAAGCCAATATGGTCTCCTGATGGCGAATCGGTGCTTGTCATTGTCAGTTTGGAAGAGGGAGAAAGTATTCATGATCGAGAGAAAACGGAGCCGGACAGTTTTGAACCTGTTGAAGTGCAAGGTCTAGCCTATAAACGGGACGGCAAAGGGCTGACGAGAGGCGCGTATGCCCAGCTTGTGCTTGTCAGCGTGAAGTCTGGCGAGATGAGGCAGCTGACAAATCAAAAGGCCGATCATGGCGATGCAGCTTTTTCCCCTGATGGAAAATGGCTTGTTTTCTCGGCTAATTTGACTGAAACGGATGATGCCAGCAAGCCGCATGATGTCTGCATGATGTCGCTGGAGACTGGAGATCTCAAGCAAATTACGTCTCATCGGGGCTCATTCGGGCCAAGCTCATTTTCACCGGACGGAAGGTATCTTGCTTTGCTTGGGCACGAACAGGAATATCAAAATGCAACGCTCGAAAAGGCGTGGCTTTATGATATCGAACAAGATCGTCTCACGTGTCTGACTGAGATGCTGGACGTTCATTTAGCGGATGCGCTGATTGGAGATTCATTGATCGGAGGCGGGGAACAGCGCCCGGTTTGGACGAAAGACAGCCAAGGGTTCTATGCTATCGGTACAGATCAGGGCAGCACAGGAATCTATTATATTTCGATTGAAGGCCTTGTGTATCCGATCCGTCTCGAAAAAGAGTACATCAATAGCTTTTCCGTCTCGCCTGACGAACAACACTTTATTGCCAGTGTGACAAAGCCGGACAGACCGAGCGAGCTTTACAGCATCCCGCTTGGGCAGGAAGAAAAGCGGCTGACTGGCGCGAATGACAAGTTTGTCGGGGAGCATGCGATTTCGGTACCTGAAGATATTCAATATGTCACAAAAGACGGCGTGACGGTGAACGGCTGGCTGATGAAGCCTGCACAGGCGGAAAGTGAGACAACATATCCTCTTATTCTCAACATACACGGCGGTCCGCACATGATGTACGGGCATACATATTTTCATGAATTTCAAGTGCTGGCGGCGAAAGGGTACGCAGTGGTTTATGTCAATCCGAGAGGAAGCCACGGCTACGGGCAGGAATTTGTGAATGCCGTCAGAGGAGATTATGGAGGAAAGGATTATGAGGATGTGATGCAGGCTGTGGATGAGGCGATCAAACGAGATCCGCAGATTGACCCTAAGCGGCTCGGTGTCACGGGCGGAAGCTATGGAGGCTTTATGACCAACTGGATCGTTGGACAGACGAGCCGTTTTAAAGCGGCCGTCACCCAGCGCTCGATTTCAAACTGGATCAGCTTTCACGGCGTCAGTGATATCGGCTATTTCTTCACAGACTGGCAGCTTGAGCATGACATGTTTGCAGACACGGAAAAGCTTTGGGACCATTCCCCTTTAAAATACGCAGCAAACGTGGAGACACCGCTTTTGATTCTGCATGGAGAGCGAGATGACCGCTGTCCGATTGAGCAGGCGGAGCAGCTATTTATTGCTTTGAAAAAAATGGGCAAGGAAACAAAGCTCGTCCGTTTTCCGAAAGCGTCGCACAATTTGTCACGCAGCGGACACCCGGGACAGCGGATCAAGCGCCTGAATTACATCAGCTCATGGTTTGACCAATATCTCTAA